The following proteins come from a genomic window of Mariniflexile sp. TRM1-10:
- a CDS encoding acyl-ACP desaturase — protein sequence MSLKNVRLEVMQFLEKDVESLIQKYLIPVETIWQPTDFLPNSESDTFFEEVREIRELSKELPYDFWVVLVGDMITEEALPTYESWLMDVEGVGQVERNGWSKWVRHWTGEENRHGDVLNKYLYLSGRVNMKEIEKTTQYLIADGFDIGTDRDPYKNFVYTSFQELATYISHNRVAKIAKKSGNKQLAKMCQIISGDEMRHHHAYSEFVERIFKVDPSQMMMAFHDMMKLKITMPAHFLRESGNQISTAFEEFSNTAQRIGVYTSTDYVDILDKLIKRWEIDKITGLSDEAEKARDYLMKLPDRMYRLSERIKIPQNSFQFKWVEPAVIK from the coding sequence ATGTCGTTAAAGAATGTAAGACTAGAGGTGATGCAGTTTTTGGAAAAGGACGTGGAATCTTTAATACAGAAGTATTTAATCCCTGTTGAAACTATATGGCAACCAACAGATTTTTTGCCAAATTCTGAAAGTGATACTTTTTTTGAAGAAGTACGCGAAATAAGAGAATTATCAAAAGAATTGCCTTATGATTTTTGGGTGGTTTTGGTAGGTGATATGATTACCGAAGAAGCATTACCAACCTACGAATCCTGGTTAATGGATGTTGAAGGTGTTGGACAAGTAGAACGTAACGGATGGTCTAAATGGGTACGCCACTGGACGGGTGAAGAAAACCGCCATGGCGATGTACTTAACAAATATTTATACCTTTCTGGGCGTGTAAACATGAAAGAAATTGAAAAAACAACCCAGTATTTAATTGCCGATGGTTTTGATATTGGTACGGATAGAGACCCTTATAAAAACTTTGTTTACACTAGTTTTCAAGAGTTGGCAACGTATATATCACATAATCGGGTTGCTAAAATTGCTAAAAAGAGTGGCAATAAGCAGTTAGCAAAAATGTGCCAAATAATTTCTGGAGACGAAATGAGGCACCACCACGCCTATTCTGAGTTTGTAGAGCGTATTTTTAAGGTAGATCCCAGTCAAATGATGATGGCGTTTCATGATATGATGAAACTTAAAATTACCATGCCAGCACATTTTTTAAGAGAATCGGGCAACCAAATTAGTACCGCTTTTGAAGAGTTCTCAAATACTGCACAGCGAATTGGCGTTTACACATCAACAGATTACGTTGATATTTTAGATAAATTAATTAAACGTTGGGAAATAGATAAAATTACTGGGCTTAGCGATGAAGCCGAAAAAGCCAGAGATTATCTAATGAAACTTCCGGACAGAATGTACCGTTTATCTGAACGTATTAAAATACCACAAAACTCATTCCAGTTTAAATGGGTAGAGCCTGCTGTTATAAAATAA
- a CDS encoding HD domain-containing protein, translating to MTSKEIINKTIGFVKETLADAEGGHDWFHILRVYNNALHISKNEAVDVFVVELGALLHDIADSKFHNGDETVGPQVAREFLFKLNVDSQVIEHVVNIIENISFKGGNEAQKFKSAELDVVQDADRLDAIGAIGIARCFNYGGFKNRELYNPEIKPHLSMTKAEYKTSTAPSINHFYEKLLLLKDKMNTKTGKDIATKRHAFMELYLEQFYKEWNGIV from the coding sequence ATGACTTCAAAAGAAATAATAAATAAAACCATCGGTTTTGTAAAAGAAACCCTTGCTGATGCTGAAGGTGGACACGATTGGTTTCATATCCTAAGGGTGTATAATAATGCGCTACACATCTCTAAAAATGAAGCTGTAGATGTATTTGTTGTTGAGCTTGGTGCTTTATTACACGATATTGCCGATAGTAAATTTCATAATGGCGATGAAACTGTGGGTCCGCAAGTAGCCCGTGAGTTTTTATTTAAACTGAATGTTGATTCTCAAGTTATTGAGCATGTTGTAAATATTATTGAAAACATCTCTTTTAAAGGCGGAAACGAGGCGCAAAAATTTAAATCGGCTGAACTGGATGTTGTTCAAGATGCCGATAGATTGGATGCTATTGGTGCCATTGGTATTGCAAGATGTTTTAATTACGGTGGTTTTAAAAACAGGGAACTTTATAACCCAGAAATAAAGCCTCATCTTTCTATGACTAAGGCAGAATATAAAACATCAACAGCCCCTAGCATCAATCATTTTTATGAGAAATTATTGCTTTTAAAAGACAAGATGAATACAAAAACAGGAAAAGATATAGCTACTAAAAGGCATGCTTTTATGGAACTATATCTTGAGCAGTTTTACAAAGAATGGAATGGCATCGTCTAA
- a CDS encoding AraC family transcriptional regulator — translation MINKKPTFRKLTPSFGSSILVKQHVETIDKNGAYWHFHPELELIYINKGQGKTHIGNHLSYFNNSQLILIGSNLPHNGFTDRLTANGTETAIQFKSNFLGDDFLNVPEMAAIVSLFDRAKKGIRFKVETKQKIGPKIEKLLEHGGLKRVLKFLEILEYLATTDDYTLLNADGFAFEAEAQDSSKIDIIFKYVNKNFQNHITLDEIADEVSMTVPAFCRYFKKATGKTFTQLVNEYRVVHATKLLNESQKSIADICFECGFNNFSHFNKQFNEITGKSASNYRKEIKLIIQ, via the coding sequence ATGATTAATAAAAAACCAACTTTTAGGAAACTCACCCCAAGTTTCGGAAGTTCTATATTAGTTAAGCAACATGTAGAAACCATAGATAAAAACGGCGCTTACTGGCATTTTCATCCGGAATTAGAGCTTATTTATATAAACAAAGGGCAAGGTAAAACACACATAGGAAATCATTTATCCTATTTTAATAATAGTCAATTGATACTTATTGGATCCAATTTACCACATAATGGCTTTACAGATCGTTTAACTGCCAATGGAACCGAAACGGCTATACAGTTTAAGTCGAATTTTTTAGGTGATGATTTTTTGAATGTACCTGAAATGGCAGCTATAGTATCATTATTTGATAGAGCCAAAAAGGGGATAAGATTTAAGGTAGAAACAAAACAGAAAATAGGCCCGAAAATAGAAAAGCTATTAGAGCACGGCGGTTTAAAGCGTGTTTTAAAATTTTTAGAGATTTTAGAATATTTAGCAACAACAGATGATTATACGTTGTTAAATGCAGATGGGTTTGCTTTTGAAGCGGAGGCTCAGGATAGTTCGAAAATTGATATTATATTTAAATATGTCAATAAAAATTTTCAAAATCATATCACTTTAGATGAAATAGCCGATGAGGTAAGTATGACGGTGCCAGCGTTTTGTAGATACTTTAAAAAAGCCACCGGAAAAACCTTTACACAATTGGTAAACGAATATCGGGTGGTGCATGCTACCAAATTGCTTAATGAAAGCCAAAAAAGTATTGCTGATATTTGTTTTGAATGTGGGTTTAATAATTTTTCACATTTCAACAAACAATTTAATGAAATTACAGGCAAAAGTGCCTCAAATTATAGAAAGGAAATAAAGCTGATTATCCAATAA
- a CDS encoding RNA polymerase sigma-70 factor codes for MREDKKEPTLKDYNTLFKSLYPQLCVFAYKYLDNLETSKDIVQEVFIKVWEDKTTFENEDHSTGYFYKAVKNRCLNHLKSKQHLVTERYGQTNLEAYGTEEFLMSEAVIVETTVIIENAIKTLPEKAAQVIRLSIKDYTNDEIAKALSISVNTVKDHKKVAYRKLRKLLGFLRQVLGILGFG; via the coding sequence ATGAGGGAAGACAAAAAAGAACCAACACTTAAGGACTACAACACACTTTTTAAGAGCCTGTACCCACAACTATGCGTATTCGCATACAAGTACCTCGATAATTTGGAAACTTCAAAAGACATCGTTCAGGAGGTTTTTATCAAGGTATGGGAAGACAAAACCACTTTTGAAAATGAGGATCATAGCACTGGCTATTTTTATAAAGCCGTAAAAAACAGATGCCTCAACCATCTAAAAAGCAAACAACACTTGGTTACAGAGCGTTATGGGCAGACAAACCTTGAAGCCTATGGCACGGAAGAATTCCTTATGTCCGAAGCCGTAATCGTGGAAACCACCGTTATCATAGAGAACGCCATCAAGACACTTCCGGAAAAAGCTGCCCAGGTGATAAGGCTCAGCATCAAGGACTACACCAATGATGAGATCGCCAAGGCACTGTCCATCTCTGTCAATACGGTCAAGGACCATAAAAAAGTGGCATACCGAAAACTAAGAAAGCTTCTGGGGTTTTTAAGGCAGGTTTTGGGGATTTTGGGTTTTGGATAA
- a CDS encoding helix-turn-helix domain-containing protein, which produces MKDLNKEYYIAFGLHLEKLIASKGKDVMTVASLGKIEPKQVYRALNGEHGISMRTILSLAKGLEVQPKELFDFDFIFDTD; this is translated from the coding sequence GTGAAAGATTTAAACAAAGAATATTATATAGCCTTTGGTCTACATTTGGAGAAACTTATAGCATCTAAAGGAAAGGATGTAATGACCGTAGCCTCTTTGGGGAAAATTGAACCTAAACAAGTTTATAGAGCTCTCAATGGTGAACATGGAATCAGTATGAGGACCATTTTGTCTTTAGCTAAGGGTTTAGAAGTACAACCTAAAGAACTATTTGATTTTGATTTTATTTTTGATACAGATTAA
- a CDS encoding PA0069 family radical SAM protein, producing MNPKTTIKGRGAQLNVPNKFFELSHDMRDDFLEFCHKEGEQSDKNKTLYLEVFPKTIVNKVASPDIGMSYSMNAYQGCEHGCIYCYARNSHEFWGYSAGLDFERRILVKKDAPKLLEELLKKKTWKAHPIVMSGNTDCYQPAEKQFEITRNCLEVFLKYKHPVAIITKNALILRDLDILQELSKENLIGVNVSITSLSEETRRVLEPRTASISKRLETVKTLSDHGIPVNVMLAPIIPAINSHEILPLAKAASDHGALGIAHTIVRLNGAIGEIFTDWIHKTMPDKAEKVLHQIESCHGGTLNDSRYGTRMRGEGKIAEQINNLVKLARQKYFKDKQMPKLNTQLHEQFKDGQLRLF from the coding sequence ATGAACCCAAAAACTACCATAAAAGGCCGTGGCGCACAGCTTAATGTACCCAATAAATTCTTCGAATTGAGCCACGACATGCGCGATGATTTTTTGGAATTCTGTCATAAAGAAGGGGAGCAAAGTGATAAAAACAAAACACTTTATTTAGAAGTTTTTCCTAAAACCATCGTCAATAAAGTGGCGAGTCCAGATATTGGCATGTCTTATTCCATGAATGCGTACCAAGGCTGCGAACATGGGTGTATTTATTGTTATGCCCGCAATAGCCACGAATTTTGGGGCTATAGCGCTGGGTTGGATTTTGAGCGTCGTATTTTGGTGAAAAAAGATGCTCCAAAATTATTGGAGGAATTATTGAAAAAGAAAACTTGGAAAGCACACCCCATCGTCATGTCTGGCAATACCGACTGTTACCAACCTGCCGAAAAACAATTCGAAATTACCCGCAACTGTTTGGAGGTGTTTTTAAAGTATAAGCATCCTGTTGCCATCATCACAAAAAATGCTTTGATTCTTAGGGATTTAGATATTTTGCAGGAACTTTCAAAAGAAAATTTAATAGGCGTAAATGTTTCTATCACATCACTTTCTGAAGAAACCAGACGGGTTTTGGAACCAAGAACGGCAAGCATAAGCAAGCGTTTGGAAACCGTAAAAACATTAAGCGACCATGGTATTCCCGTGAATGTGATGTTAGCACCTATTATTCCAGCTATAAACAGCCATGAGATACTGCCTTTAGCAAAAGCCGCTTCAGATCATGGCGCTTTAGGGATAGCGCATACTATTGTGAGGCTTAATGGCGCTATTGGAGAAATTTTTACCGATTGGATACACAAAACCATGCCCGATAAAGCCGAAAAGGTATTGCACCAAATAGAAAGTTGCCACGGTGGCACTTTAAACGATTCGCGTTATGGTACCAGAATGCGTGGTGAAGGTAAAATTGCCGAACAGATTAATAACCTAGTAAAGTTAGCAAGACAAAAGTATTTTAAAGATAAGCAGATGCCAAAATTAAATACGCAGTTGCACGAGCAGTTTAAAGACGGGCAATTAAGATTATTTTAG
- a CDS encoding exonuclease/endonuclease/phosphatase family protein produces MTELNILYWNTYKKPLIDEIKDLVIEYKINLIVLIENSADDTFLLNTLKNINQDFRQFQPRLFRRPKIFSSVPNIDIKENSGHGRYGIFEINIPKFEKKLMTITHFPSKFNWGNPSDHFGLCVELKTDIELEEFKSSTRNTLILGDFNMNPFEDGLVNSAGLHNINNKEIASTMSRNYQGKSYNYFYNPMWSFLGDESKGSVQGTHFHNTYKPINYFWNLYDQIMIRPELIPYFDENELTIISKIGNNSLVKKINGYTRIDKDYSDHLPIKFQLKLIKKNKYEEQELLAE; encoded by the coding sequence ATGACTGAATTAAACATACTTTATTGGAACACTTATAAAAAACCTTTAATTGATGAGATTAAAGATTTAGTGATTGAGTATAAAATAAACTTGATAGTGCTCATTGAAAATTCAGCCGATGACACTTTTTTATTGAATACATTGAAAAATATTAATCAAGATTTTAGACAATTTCAACCGAGATTATTTCGTCGTCCGAAAATTTTCTCTAGTGTTCCAAACATAGACATTAAGGAAAATAGTGGTCACGGACGTTATGGAATCTTTGAAATAAATATTCCTAAATTCGAGAAAAAATTAATGACAATTACACATTTTCCTTCTAAATTTAATTGGGGAAATCCCAGTGACCACTTTGGTCTTTGTGTCGAACTAAAAACAGATATAGAGTTAGAGGAATTTAAATCTAGTACAAGAAATACTCTGATATTAGGCGATTTTAATATGAACCCCTTTGAAGATGGTCTGGTGAATTCTGCAGGATTACATAATATCAACAATAAGGAAATTGCCTCAACAATGAGTAGAAATTATCAAGGAAAGTCTTATAATTATTTTTATAATCCTATGTGGAGTTTTCTTGGTGATGAATCGAAAGGAAGTGTACAGGGCACACATTTTCACAATACTTATAAACCTATTAATTATTTTTGGAATTTATATGACCAAATAATGATAAGACCTGAATTAATTCCATATTTTGATGAAAATGAATTAACTATAATTTCAAAAATCGGCAATAATTCACTGGTAAAAAAAATCAACGGATACACACGTATTGATAAAGATTATTCAGACCATTTACCAATTAAATTCCAACTTAAACTAATTAAAAAAAATAAATATGAAGAACAAGAGCTTTTGGCCGAATAA
- a CDS encoding enoyl-CoA hydratase/isomerase family protein — protein sequence MAYNNILVEENNGITTITINRPNKLNALNKQTIEELHDALKEEAADEDTKVIIITGSGEKAFVAGADISEFANFNVEEGAKLAAKGQTMLFDFIENLSKPVIAAVNGFALGGGLELAMACHFRIASDNAKMGLPEVSLGVIPGYGGTQRLPQLIGKGRAMELIMTAGMMDANQALNYGLVNHVTTLEELIPLCEKIARKISNNSMVAIGAAIKAINANFKDGVNGYTVEIQEFGNCFGTDDFTEGTTAFLQKRKANFSGK from the coding sequence ATGGCTTACAATAATATTTTAGTAGAAGAAAACAATGGCATAACCACCATAACCATTAATCGGCCAAATAAATTAAACGCCTTAAACAAGCAAACCATTGAAGAGTTGCACGACGCACTAAAAGAGGAAGCAGCAGATGAAGACACAAAAGTGATTATAATTACGGGAAGCGGAGAAAAAGCGTTTGTTGCAGGTGCCGATATTAGCGAATTTGCAAATTTTAATGTAGAAGAAGGCGCAAAATTAGCCGCTAAAGGACAAACCATGCTGTTCGATTTTATTGAAAACTTATCAAAACCCGTTATTGCTGCTGTAAACGGTTTTGCATTAGGTGGTGGGTTGGAATTGGCCATGGCATGCCATTTTAGAATTGCCAGCGATAATGCTAAAATGGGTTTGCCCGAAGTATCGCTTGGAGTTATTCCTGGGTATGGCGGTACACAACGCTTGCCACAATTAATAGGTAAAGGACGCGCTATGGAATTGATAATGACGGCGGGCATGATGGATGCCAACCAAGCTTTAAATTACGGGTTGGTAAACCACGTAACCACCCTAGAAGAATTAATACCGCTTTGCGAAAAAATAGCCCGTAAAATTTCCAATAACTCCATGGTTGCTATTGGTGCAGCTATTAAAGCCATCAATGCCAATTTTAAAGATGGTGTTAATGGATATACTGTTGAAATACAGGAATTTGGCAACTGTTTTGGTACCGATGATTTTACCGAAGGGACTACGGCCTTTTTGCAAAAACGGAAGGCTAATTTTTCTGGGAAGTAG